The Mycolicibacterium mageritense genome contains a region encoding:
- a CDS encoding DUF4190 domain-containing protein, which yields MTYGGYGGGPTGPFGNDPFGGQGGFPPQGGPPGFPPGPPGGPPGYPPGFGPQPGPPGPPTGQTNTLATLSIPFGIILPPLGAVLGHMGLSQVKRTGQPGRERALIGLTLSYLMIFVGIVALVVWLVLSNSSDSTPSNDTTTSKTTTKKTTTTRTTTKRSTPRSTAPPPPPRPQQVTVDQLKVGDCVQIEEHGADPTDPNAKSISITMSMCLQIPGIYHVDRVTATEGTCPGDTLFNTEKTTFVCVSPYRG from the coding sequence ATGACATACGGCGGGTACGGGGGTGGCCCGACAGGTCCGTTCGGCAATGACCCATTCGGTGGTCAGGGCGGCTTTCCACCGCAGGGCGGCCCGCCGGGCTTTCCGCCAGGACCGCCCGGTGGGCCTCCTGGCTATCCGCCGGGATTCGGACCGCAGCCCGGACCTCCGGGACCACCGACCGGTCAGACCAACACCCTCGCGACGCTGTCCATCCCGTTCGGCATCATCCTGCCCCCGCTGGGCGCCGTGCTCGGGCATATGGGGCTGTCGCAGGTCAAGCGGACCGGGCAGCCTGGCCGCGAACGCGCGCTCATCGGGCTCACGCTGTCGTACCTGATGATCTTCGTCGGGATCGTCGCTCTCGTGGTCTGGCTGGTGCTGTCCAACAGTTCGGACTCGACTCCGTCGAACGACACGACGACGTCGAAGACCACCACCAAGAAGACCACCACGACCAGGACGACGACCAAGCGGTCGACGCCGCGGAGCACGGCCCCGCCACCACCACCGCGACCGCAGCAGGTCACGGTCGATCAGCTCAAGGTCGGCGACTGCGTGCAGATCGAGGAGCACGGCGCCGATCCGACCGACCCGAACGCCAAGAGCATCTCGATCACCATGTCGATGTGCCTGCAGATTCCCGGCATCTATCACGTCGACCGGGTGACCGCGACGGAAGGAACGTGTCCCGGGGACACCCTGTTCAACACCGAGAAGACGACGTTTGTCTGCGTTTCCCCGTACCGGGGCTGA
- a CDS encoding vWA domain-containing protein, with amino-acid sequence MVRGIARVFSADTRSKLITAVALATAVVLMGWTAPTASAESSTGGANRFGACVAAQKAGDLLLLFDESGSLKESDPGGARVDAARYLLRTLGNFADRVDAKLEVASAGFSDTYSPEHDWAPLTAATADSAAEQLNSFKDKNTGLDTDYWMALDGARQALGARSAGANGPQRCQAVAWFSDGKIDFTPRQVAKPYAEGVNLETQAGVEEARQRSIEQICRPGGLADQVRSSEIVMLGIGLGAKESPADFDVMSAISTGTGLNGMKCGNITDPVPGDFYPVANIDDMLFAFDSLNPDPGINTQGPVCQVQVCEEARHNFVLDRSIKSVTILGSGGFPGVVPYLVSPSGAQVELPKKDGKVDVEIAGTPVSYEWQSDTAQSIALTNKGGGDWAGQWAITYVDPNGEHPDAVSKVNIHITTDIFPALSGSDGLEWHSGATLEDLKFGLVDGKKKPVDPVSLAGTAEMTVQLVPDGKEPIPLMEAAAKEDIGKPVTADLSKVDPGHATLKMSLVITTAPAMDPAGVQIAPGTKLSPQTQDLPVQILPKEGLPTPGERIDFGTVQATKGATADLAITGPGCAWIEDGATVTSTASPEGIGNVTVSSSSNSADNCLKVDEGQTSQLQVTLRTEHDGHGGLNGTVPLHVASVENPDDGQVVEVPVAASLIKPLNTTNFVIVLIAALLLGPGIPLGLLYLSKRWVTKIPNIPLLAERIRVEVNQDMTLRDGEPFAMADSDLIQPVTGLTEGTRRLSVLGVTLNAVMGRSPFGAGRVVVDAGNLVSVGSELPGSDDTGLHAVLPLAVHNTFVVLHDPRGPATQAEVLLLVSGNTDTAAREKIFEEVARRLPELLNGLRLRSVQAGMASPYDQAHDASPFGGTVGGGGGAAPGYDPFGGPQAPMGGPGVPVPAGPADPFGGGAPAAPHAAPAVDPHEATQHAMPTYNPGARVQPPDPHEVTQHAPVTYNPGAHQPPPPQRPGPPGDTRRGQQLPPAPQGPPPQRYDSDPFDPFGGGA; translated from the coding sequence ATGGTTCGGGGGATCGCACGGGTGTTTTCTGCGGACACCAGGAGCAAACTGATCACTGCGGTGGCCTTGGCCACCGCGGTCGTGTTGATGGGCTGGACCGCGCCGACCGCGTCGGCTGAATCGTCCACCGGAGGGGCCAATCGGTTCGGTGCGTGCGTGGCCGCGCAGAAGGCGGGCGACCTGCTGCTGCTGTTCGACGAATCCGGCAGCCTCAAGGAATCCGACCCGGGCGGCGCTCGCGTCGACGCAGCCCGCTACCTTTTGCGCACGTTGGGCAACTTCGCCGATCGGGTGGACGCCAAGCTCGAGGTCGCGTCGGCCGGGTTCTCCGACACCTATTCACCTGAGCACGACTGGGCGCCGCTGACCGCCGCGACTGCCGACTCGGCCGCCGAGCAGCTCAACAGCTTCAAGGACAAGAACACCGGCCTGGACACGGACTACTGGATGGCGCTCGACGGCGCGCGGCAGGCGCTGGGTGCGCGCAGTGCGGGCGCCAACGGCCCGCAGCGTTGCCAGGCCGTCGCGTGGTTCTCCGACGGCAAGATCGACTTCACGCCAAGGCAGGTGGCCAAGCCCTACGCCGAAGGCGTCAACCTCGAGACCCAGGCCGGCGTCGAAGAGGCCCGGCAGCGCTCCATCGAGCAGATCTGCCGGCCCGGTGGGCTGGCCGATCAGGTGCGGTCGTCGGAAATCGTGATGCTGGGAATCGGCTTGGGCGCCAAGGAGTCTCCCGCCGATTTCGACGTGATGAGCGCGATCAGCACGGGCACGGGACTCAACGGGATGAAGTGCGGGAACATCACCGATCCCGTACCCGGCGACTTCTACCCGGTGGCGAACATCGACGACATGCTGTTCGCGTTCGATTCACTCAACCCGGACCCGGGCATCAACACGCAGGGACCGGTGTGCCAGGTGCAGGTGTGCGAGGAAGCGCGACACAATTTCGTGCTGGACCGCTCGATCAAGTCCGTGACGATTCTCGGCTCGGGTGGCTTCCCGGGTGTGGTGCCCTATCTCGTGTCACCATCGGGTGCCCAGGTCGAACTGCCGAAGAAGGACGGCAAGGTCGACGTCGAGATCGCCGGAACGCCGGTGAGCTACGAATGGCAGTCCGACACTGCGCAGTCGATCGCGCTGACCAACAAGGGCGGCGGCGACTGGGCCGGCCAGTGGGCCATCACGTATGTCGATCCCAACGGCGAGCACCCGGACGCGGTGTCGAAGGTCAACATCCACATCACCACCGACATCTTCCCGGCGCTGTCAGGCTCCGACGGCCTCGAATGGCACAGCGGTGCCACGCTTGAAGATCTGAAATTCGGTCTTGTCGACGGCAAGAAGAAGCCGGTGGATCCCGTCAGCCTGGCCGGTACCGCCGAGATGACGGTGCAATTGGTGCCCGACGGCAAAGAGCCCATCCCGCTCATGGAGGCCGCAGCCAAGGAGGACATCGGCAAGCCGGTCACCGCCGATCTGTCGAAGGTCGATCCCGGGCACGCCACGCTCAAGATGTCGCTCGTGATCACCACGGCACCCGCGATGGATCCCGCCGGTGTTCAGATCGCGCCTGGCACCAAACTGTCGCCCCAGACGCAGGATCTGCCGGTCCAGATCCTGCCGAAGGAGGGTCTGCCCACGCCCGGCGAGCGCATCGACTTCGGCACCGTGCAGGCGACCAAGGGCGCGACCGCGGACCTTGCCATCACCGGGCCCGGCTGCGCATGGATCGAAGACGGTGCGACGGTCACGTCGACCGCCAGCCCCGAGGGCATCGGAAACGTCACGGTGAGCTCGTCGTCGAACTCCGCGGACAACTGCCTGAAGGTGGACGAGGGCCAGACCTCGCAGCTGCAGGTCACGCTGCGCACCGAGCACGACGGCCACGGCGGCCTCAACGGCACGGTGCCGCTGCACGTGGCGTCGGTCGAGAACCCGGACGACGGTCAGGTGGTCGAGGTGCCTGTCGCGGCGTCGCTGATCAAGCCGTTGAACACCACCAATTTCGTGATCGTGCTGATCGCCGCACTGCTGCTGGGGCCCGGCATCCCGCTGGGGCTGCTGTACCTGTCCAAGCGGTGGGTCACCAAGATCCCGAACATCCCGTTGCTCGCCGAGCGCATTCGCGTCGAGGTCAATCAGGACATGACCCTGCGCGACGGCGAACCGTTCGCGATGGCCGACTCGGATCTGATCCAGCCGGTGACCGGTTTGACCGAGGGCACCCGCCGGCTTTCGGTGCTCGGCGTGACGCTCAATGCGGTGATGGGCCGCAGCCCGTTCGGCGCGGGCCGGGTCGTGGTCGACGCGGGCAACCTGGTCAGTGTCGGGTCTGAACTGCCCGGCAGCGACGACACCGGGTTGCACGCGGTGCTGCCCCTGGCCGTGCACAACACGTTCGTGGTGTTGCATGACCCGCGCGGCCCGGCGACGCAGGCCGAGGTGCTGCTACTGGTCAGCGGCAACACCGACACCGCGGCCAGGGAGAAGATCTTCGAAGAGGTCGCGCGTCGGCTTCCCGAACTGCTCAACGGCTTGCGGCTGCGGTCCGTGCAGGCCGGTATGGCCTCGCCGTACGACCAGGCGCACGATGCGTCGCCGTTCGGCGGAACCGTCGGCGGCGGCGGCGGTGCGGCGCCCGGGTACGACCCGTTCGGTGGCCCGCAGGCACCGATGGGCGGTCCGGGGGTGCCGGTACCGGCCGGACCGGCCGATCCGTTCGGGGGCGGTGCGCCTGCCGCACCGCACGCGGCCCCGGCGGTCGATCCGCACGAGGCGACCCAGCATGCGATGCCGACCTACAACCCCGGCGCCCGGGTACAGCCGCCGGACCCGCACGAGGTCACCCAGCACGCGCCCGTCACCTACAACCCCGGTGCGCATCAGCCCCCGCCACCACAGCGTCCTGGGCCGCCCGGTGATACTCGACGGGGGCAGCAGCTACCGCCGGCGCCCCAGGGTCCACCGCCCCAGCGGTACGACTCTGATCCGTTCGACCCGTTTGGTGGAGGAGCCTGA
- a CDS encoding tubulin-like doman-containing protein, producing MRRFLVVGCGGSGGATLAFMMDQLRSELHAAGIGKLLAGWQFVHIDVPSAAESGPEGLANVPAQGGSYIGCGPQGSSYAILDGALSQRLAAGGALDTIATWAPRNPQEVTNPISAGAGQYRAIGRMITLSKASEIHARLQSAWDTLFRVETISEMATASVPGMGRFDPNEPPLVLVVSSMAGGAGASMALDVCRLLTLVTGLDPKLMGVFMVTPDIFDSLPESARTGVRANALAMLGEIVASQAGAAREHDVRILRALGQHHGDGEPIPFARVFPVGRYIGADRTLFGDGSQNAVYRGLARGLAGLMMSGKASDQFVSYDLGNTASPVGDRDVLGWGISAWDVLPWGTYGFSSLSMGRDRYAEYAAQRLARSAADKLLFGHIQPGNPASSNEQLDTLLSSQWQGHCAQLRIPDQAGDEQTRVGILGNWIATGAFAPEAVAGAVNGLVERQLRGYLPNPQGMSADQWVPIFRQAVHNRRADLARACAEIGYAMAYSWHLEFSEHLQQMIGRAAATLGLPYARELVDRLRRHIDDVLAPGVAQLGAMGPPDIVAVPPQVDAALRSLHGTMTNADQVLGVALDGFRSNVRRQLFADAAARIADVMRVMGAELLAPLRDSLGEAMILLEKARAEPPSDIGLARLATDQYVAWPSDADELVPARFAEANNEVLLISSAAFKQRYETDLPKAVGGAHAMIPLRNAVDDATTRVILGEWQTTGGVSAPGGLTGLTASWVTRALGTDPETGRPRVPSMAQFDIHTRPAELLARARLYVGRPGEAFEEFCKVSLRDYVQGVGASESELSNRRRDIATKFNEALSLARPLASVNDQALQRVHPGQQVEYRYKFSEIPFAGQPVADALAEVLRANPRIDQATKDNYGRSLSDEDSVTRIDIFGSYPNYSPLAFDSVLKPAAQQWAQTAGPGRGQFWRYRRSRPLPASLPMTDDERRTMTAGWFIGQIIGRIQIPASPYTEPVRIYDGNDNQWVNFPNPLLTPPSAFTASYDWLPAVLEGILLAIATSHEPPVMRSLRPYQVLRELYDSHSQDPASGIVELSAAGLLRDFLRTGTAGQGVTSRVGPIAAAQTPDERQAAAETWLGSVRDVAAQYLPADAPGAMPEGAFTTIATRSKAAKTPIFRDLAPDVYWATDTLIRLLQREAEALARGEVAGAAAFLDDGGSSVVIPDGGTF from the coding sequence ATGCGACGTTTCCTGGTTGTCGGATGCGGTGGGTCAGGCGGTGCCACCTTGGCGTTCATGATGGACCAGCTGCGATCCGAGCTGCACGCGGCGGGCATCGGAAAACTCCTCGCGGGTTGGCAGTTCGTCCATATCGACGTGCCAAGTGCGGCGGAGTCCGGACCGGAGGGCCTGGCCAATGTCCCGGCACAGGGCGGCAGCTACATCGGTTGTGGGCCGCAGGGCAGCAGTTACGCGATCCTCGACGGCGCGCTGTCGCAACGCCTGGCCGCGGGCGGCGCCCTGGACACCATCGCGACCTGGGCGCCCCGTAACCCGCAGGAGGTCACCAACCCGATCTCTGCGGGTGCCGGCCAGTACCGCGCGATCGGCCGCATGATCACGCTGAGCAAGGCCAGCGAGATCCACGCCCGGCTGCAGTCGGCGTGGGACACGCTGTTCCGGGTCGAGACCATCTCGGAGATGGCCACTGCCAGCGTGCCGGGCATGGGCCGGTTCGACCCCAACGAGCCGCCGCTCGTGCTCGTGGTGTCGTCGATGGCGGGCGGCGCGGGTGCCTCGATGGCGCTGGACGTGTGCCGCCTGCTGACGCTCGTGACCGGGCTCGATCCCAAGCTGATGGGCGTCTTCATGGTGACGCCCGACATCTTCGACTCGTTGCCGGAGAGTGCGCGTACGGGTGTGCGGGCCAACGCCCTGGCGATGCTCGGTGAGATCGTGGCCAGCCAGGCCGGTGCGGCGCGCGAGCACGATGTCCGGATCCTGCGCGCGCTCGGTCAGCATCACGGCGACGGTGAACCGATCCCGTTCGCGCGCGTGTTCCCGGTCGGCCGGTACATCGGAGCCGACCGCACGTTGTTCGGCGATGGTTCGCAGAACGCCGTATACCGCGGTCTGGCCCGCGGCCTGGCCGGGCTCATGATGAGCGGTAAGGCCAGCGACCAGTTCGTGTCGTACGACCTCGGCAACACCGCATCGCCCGTCGGCGACCGCGACGTGCTCGGCTGGGGCATCTCGGCCTGGGATGTATTGCCATGGGGCACTTACGGTTTCTCCAGCCTGTCGATGGGGCGTGACCGCTACGCCGAGTACGCCGCGCAGCGGTTGGCGCGCAGTGCCGCCGACAAGCTGCTGTTCGGCCACATCCAGCCCGGCAACCCGGCATCGAGCAACGAGCAGCTCGACACCTTGCTCAGCAGTCAGTGGCAGGGCCACTGCGCGCAGCTGCGGATCCCCGACCAGGCCGGCGATGAGCAGACCAGGGTGGGAATCCTCGGCAACTGGATCGCCACGGGTGCGTTCGCGCCGGAAGCGGTGGCGGGCGCCGTCAACGGTCTGGTGGAACGCCAGCTGCGCGGGTATCTGCCCAATCCGCAAGGCATGTCGGCCGACCAGTGGGTGCCGATCTTCCGGCAGGCCGTGCACAACCGCCGCGCCGACCTGGCCCGTGCGTGCGCCGAGATCGGCTATGCGATGGCCTACAGCTGGCACCTCGAATTCTCCGAGCACCTGCAGCAGATGATCGGCCGGGCCGCGGCGACGCTGGGCCTGCCGTACGCCCGCGAGCTCGTCGACCGGTTGCGCCGCCACATCGACGACGTGCTGGCGCCCGGCGTCGCGCAACTCGGCGCCATGGGCCCGCCCGACATCGTCGCGGTGCCCCCGCAGGTCGACGCCGCGTTGCGGTCATTGCACGGCACGATGACCAACGCCGATCAGGTGCTGGGTGTCGCGCTCGACGGCTTCCGGTCCAACGTGCGTCGCCAGCTGTTCGCCGACGCGGCCGCCCGGATCGCCGACGTGATGCGCGTGATGGGTGCTGAACTGCTTGCGCCGCTGCGTGATTCGCTCGGTGAGGCGATGATCCTGCTGGAGAAGGCGCGGGCCGAACCGCCGTCGGACATCGGCCTGGCGCGGTTGGCCACCGACCAGTACGTGGCCTGGCCCTCCGACGCCGACGAGCTCGTGCCCGCCCGGTTCGCCGAGGCCAACAACGAGGTGCTGCTGATCAGCTCGGCGGCGTTCAAGCAGCGCTACGAGACGGATCTGCCGAAGGCGGTCGGCGGCGCGCACGCGATGATCCCGCTGCGCAACGCGGTCGACGACGCCACCACGCGCGTGATCCTGGGGGAGTGGCAGACCACGGGCGGCGTATCGGCACCGGGTGGCCTCACGGGCCTCACCGCGAGCTGGGTGACGCGTGCGCTGGGGACCGACCCGGAGACGGGCAGGCCGCGGGTTCCGTCCATGGCGCAGTTCGACATTCACACCAGGCCCGCCGAGCTGCTGGCCCGGGCGCGGCTGTATGTCGGGCGCCCGGGTGAGGCCTTCGAAGAGTTCTGCAAGGTGTCGCTGCGCGACTACGTGCAGGGCGTGGGGGCGTCGGAATCCGAGCTGAGCAACCGCCGTCGCGACATCGCCACCAAGTTCAACGAGGCGTTGTCGTTGGCGCGCCCGCTGGCGAGTGTGAACGACCAAGCGCTGCAACGCGTTCATCCCGGTCAGCAGGTCGAGTACCGGTACAAGTTCTCCGAGATCCCGTTCGCCGGGCAACCGGTGGCCGATGCGTTGGCCGAGGTGCTGCGCGCCAACCCGCGCATCGACCAGGCCACCAAGGACAACTACGGCCGGTCGCTGTCCGACGAGGACAGTGTCACGCGCATCGACATCTTCGGTTCGTATCCGAACTATTCGCCGCTCGCGTTCGACTCGGTGCTCAAGCCGGCGGCCCAGCAGTGGGCTCAGACCGCCGGGCCGGGCCGGGGCCAGTTCTGGCGTTACCGGCGGTCGCGGCCGCTGCCCGCCTCGTTGCCGATGACCGACGACGAGCGGCGCACCATGACGGCGGGCTGGTTCATCGGCCAGATCATCGGCCGCATCCAGATCCCGGCCTCGCCCTACACCGAACCCGTGCGCATCTACGACGGCAACGACAACCAGTGGGTGAACTTCCCGAACCCGTTGCTCACGCCGCCGTCGGCGTTCACGGCGTCCTACGACTGGCTGCCCGCGGTCCTCGAAGGCATCCTGCTGGCCATCGCCACATCGCACGAACCCCCTGTGATGAGGTCGCTGCGGCCGTATCAGGTGCTGCGCGAGCTGTACGACTCGCATAGCCAGGATCCCGCCAGCGGCATCGTCGAACTCTCGGCCGCCGGGCTGCTGCGTGACTTCCTGCGCACCGGCACAGCCGGGCAGGGCGTCACCTCGCGGGTCGGGCCGATCGCCGCGGCGCAGACGCCCGACGAGCGCCAGGCCGCCGCGGAAACCTGGCTCGGCAGTGTGCGCGACGTGGCCGCGCAGTACCTGCCTGCCGACGCTCCGGGTGCCATGCCCGAGGGGGCGTTCACCACGATCGCGACGCGCTCGAAGGCGGCCAAGACCCCGATCTTCCGGGATCTGGCGCCCGATGTGTACTGGGCCACCGACACCTTGATCAGGCTGCTGCAGCGTGAGGCCGAGGCGCTGGCCCGCGGTGAAGTGGCAGGCGCGGCAGCGTTTTTGGATGATGGCGGCAGCTCGGTCGTGATCCCCGACGGGGGGACGTTCTAG
- a CDS encoding GAP1-N2 domain-containing protein, with product MTARYGQLAYTSFDAVGSAGGWQVKQTTGAPTPDEIQQLIAGVRTVFRPLEPMPAYPTPEQLEQGPRRLAYGRLEGEAVALWHTVPAGSDSTGRPGNVFAHVVLDRTPFAAPQRRPIEWWRSPQWVRPFGAAAVGRATIADSPPAPGDVVTKDSVVAFALDTRTWRLATLFALLDAVAAALDGGPPVVLGVESPDSAAQWIGLVSFLMSAGTAAQLTFSTFDRADQVMLALHGGQLLTAVPLADLDAVPAGVAVISETESVWLGELGAEPHRTAGGHRIDVTPWSAMAQVTLLDPHSARRLLDDIDRISEQVVDRGLHPAWPMAMAVAGRREFADAEEEAHDVIAAHSPPDVPTDSAAAATISAVLSAAVGTSTADAWRAVQELPDGPAAEFADATYLSRAIADDVWLGQIGPIPLGPRLFHGKPIPPQLLSAIGPALETAREHGSERVLRVVELLLRAGITDARLNTALLDDVLPVLDDPDRGARLRQRVDVDGRLALATAALQSGGDVEASAISDGLLDWFADATPMPAAGELAYAQPWDRTWIRAALRGIRAGRGGRGDQGAWLWWLRATSSPQLEQTIAGSVWDPADLLLALGGDPVPGTAAVRTLLGAPDSQALGDLANKVIDDNGDSLVVACAAVRAIEPRAWMQQRYVETHQSAYGPLWEQAMLSVEPGVVHRDFEVRVLTFGVLGVIAGQPYPPVCNVLAEDAGVGGDALVRVHQLVDGYEIAPHVVLAISSLNAVAAEDVGQPLTPVDVLVQQLAERVGATLTDDDATVDGIIGLMIQMSGDGSDATQRRYRKMVSRLLARRADTQPSLAARLRGSR from the coding sequence GTGACCGCCCGCTATGGCCAATTGGCCTACACGTCGTTCGACGCGGTCGGTTCGGCTGGCGGCTGGCAGGTCAAGCAGACCACCGGGGCGCCGACTCCCGACGAGATCCAGCAACTCATCGCCGGCGTGCGGACGGTGTTCCGCCCGCTCGAACCGATGCCGGCCTATCCGACGCCCGAACAGCTCGAGCAGGGGCCGCGCCGGTTGGCCTACGGCCGGCTCGAGGGCGAGGCCGTGGCGCTGTGGCACACGGTGCCCGCGGGGTCGGACAGCACCGGACGGCCAGGCAACGTGTTCGCGCACGTGGTGCTGGACCGCACGCCGTTCGCCGCCCCGCAACGGCGGCCGATCGAATGGTGGCGATCACCGCAGTGGGTGCGCCCGTTCGGTGCCGCTGCGGTGGGGCGCGCGACCATCGCCGACAGCCCCCCTGCTCCGGGTGACGTGGTCACCAAGGACAGTGTGGTGGCATTCGCGCTGGATACCCGCACCTGGCGCCTCGCGACGCTGTTCGCGCTGCTCGATGCGGTCGCCGCGGCCCTGGACGGCGGACCACCGGTGGTGCTCGGGGTGGAGTCGCCGGATTCGGCCGCCCAGTGGATCGGCTTGGTGAGTTTCCTGATGTCCGCGGGAACTGCTGCGCAACTGACGTTTTCGACGTTCGACCGAGCCGATCAGGTGATGCTGGCGCTGCACGGCGGTCAGCTGCTCACCGCGGTCCCCCTCGCCGACCTCGACGCCGTCCCGGCCGGGGTGGCGGTGATCAGCGAGACGGAGTCGGTGTGGCTGGGCGAGCTCGGTGCCGAGCCGCATCGCACTGCGGGTGGCCACCGCATCGATGTCACGCCGTGGTCGGCCATGGCGCAGGTGACATTGCTCGACCCGCATTCGGCACGACGGTTGCTCGACGACATCGATCGGATCTCCGAGCAGGTCGTGGACAGAGGGTTGCACCCGGCGTGGCCCATGGCCATGGCGGTCGCCGGCCGTCGTGAGTTCGCCGATGCGGAGGAAGAGGCCCACGACGTGATCGCGGCCCATTCACCGCCGGACGTGCCGACGGATTCCGCGGCCGCAGCGACCATTTCGGCGGTGCTTTCGGCCGCGGTGGGCACGAGCACTGCCGACGCCTGGCGCGCGGTGCAGGAACTGCCCGACGGCCCGGCCGCGGAGTTCGCCGATGCGACCTATCTCAGCCGTGCGATCGCCGACGACGTCTGGCTCGGTCAGATCGGTCCAATTCCGTTGGGACCGAGATTGTTTCACGGGAAACCAATCCCGCCGCAGTTGCTGTCCGCGATCGGGCCCGCGCTGGAGACGGCGCGCGAGCACGGCAGTGAGCGGGTGCTGCGCGTGGTCGAGCTGTTGCTGCGGGCCGGTATCACCGACGCACGGTTGAACACGGCGTTGCTCGACGACGTGCTGCCTGTTCTCGACGACCCGGACCGTGGCGCCCGGCTGCGTCAGCGGGTCGATGTCGACGGCAGGCTCGCGCTCGCCACCGCAGCGCTGCAGAGCGGCGGCGACGTCGAGGCCAGCGCGATCAGCGACGGCCTGCTGGACTGGTTCGCCGACGCGACACCGATGCCTGCCGCGGGCGAGCTCGCGTATGCGCAGCCGTGGGACCGCACCTGGATCCGGGCCGCGCTGCGCGGTATCCGCGCCGGTCGCGGCGGGCGGGGCGATCAGGGCGCCTGGCTGTGGTGGCTGCGGGCGACCAGCTCGCCGCAGCTGGAGCAGACGATCGCGGGGTCAGTGTGGGATCCGGCCGATCTGCTGCTGGCCCTCGGCGGTGATCCCGTCCCGGGCACCGCGGCGGTCCGCACGTTGCTCGGGGCGCCCGACTCGCAGGCCCTCGGTGACCTGGCGAACAAGGTCATCGACGACAACGGCGACAGCCTCGTGGTCGCCTGCGCGGCCGTCCGCGCGATCGAGCCGCGCGCCTGGATGCAGCAGCGGTACGTCGAGACGCACCAGAGCGCGTACGGGCCGCTGTGGGAGCAAGCCATGCTCAGCGTCGAACCCGGCGTGGTTCACCGCGATTTCGAGGTGCGCGTGCTGACTTTCGGGGTGCTGGGAGTCATTGCGGGCCAGCCCTATCCGCCGGTGTGCAACGTGCTCGCCGAGGACGCGGGCGTCGGCGGTGACGCGCTCGTGCGGGTTCACCAGCTGGTCGACGGTTACGAGATCGCCCCGCATGTGGTGCTGGCGATCAGCTCGCTCAATGCGGTGGCGGCCGAGGACGTCGGGCAGCCGCTCACGCCGGTCGATGTGTTGGTGCAGCAGTTGGCCGAGCGTGTCGGTGCGACCCTGACCGACGACGATGCCACGGTCGACGGCATCATCGGGTTGATGATCCAGATGTCGGGTGACGGTTCGGACGCCACGCAGCGCCGGTATCGCAAGATGGTGAGCAGGCTGCTGGCCCGCCGGGCCGATACCCAACCGTCGTTGGCAGCCCGACTACGGGGGAGTCGCTGA
- a CDS encoding alpha/beta fold hydrolase, with the protein MSDKSGFRSAESRDRYLAVYDRVRSLSPVRDAAHDVATEFGIVRVYQHGPAGGIPLVLLHCFWATSAMWAEHIPALVGEFTVYTVDLLGQPGASLQTKSMTTADHCARCINETLDGLGVNGVHLVGHSYGGWTAAQTAGRMPERLASVTLIEPCNTVARLSANFWRTGVLLLLPGAERKERTIAELLGRPASGSLLDSVMQLVMAAGSAFVSFGTPFPRFIPDSLLRSVDVPVQVLLAGNTIHDSAKGIERMRRVVPSWNHRLWPHSSQMLPCEEVAEVSAGIRNFARQHTAR; encoded by the coding sequence ATGTCCGATAAGTCGGGTTTTCGTAGCGCGGAATCACGAGATCGCTATCTGGCTGTCTATGACCGGGTGCGGTCACTGAGCCCTGTGCGAGACGCTGCCCACGACGTTGCGACTGAGTTCGGGATCGTACGGGTGTACCAGCATGGACCTGCCGGGGGGATTCCGCTGGTCTTGCTGCATTGCTTTTGGGCGACCTCGGCGATGTGGGCCGAGCACATACCGGCCCTGGTAGGTGAATTCACTGTGTACACGGTCGATTTGCTCGGTCAACCTGGTGCGAGTTTGCAGACCAAATCGATGACGACGGCGGATCATTGTGCTCGCTGCATCAACGAGACACTCGACGGGTTGGGCGTGAATGGCGTGCACCTCGTCGGGCACTCGTATGGAGGCTGGACGGCTGCCCAGACTGCAGGGCGGATGCCCGAGCGGTTGGCGTCCGTGACGCTCATCGAACCGTGCAACACCGTGGCCCGATTGTCCGCGAATTTCTGGCGAACCGGGGTTCTGCTACTGCTTCCAGGGGCTGAACGTAAGGAACGCACCATAGCGGAGCTACTCGGTCGTCCGGCGTCAGGCAGCCTTCTCGACAGCGTGATGCAGCTGGTGATGGCTGCCGGCTCAGCTTTCGTTTCTTTCGGCACGCCATTTCCACGTTTCATCCCCGATTCTCTGCTGCGATCGGTCGATGTGCCGGTACAGGTTCTATTGGCCGGAAACACCATTCATGACTCCGCGAAAGGAATCGAGCGGATGCGTCGCGTTGTGCCGTCCTGGAATCATCGTCTGTGGCCGCATTCGTCACAAATGTTGCCCTGTGAGGAAGTCGCTGAGGTCAGTGCCGGTATACGAAACTTCGCCCGACAGCACACCGCGAGATAG